The following coding sequences are from one Polynucleobacter sp. JS-JIR-II-50 window:
- a CDS encoding 5'-methylthioadenosine nucleosidase: MKTELLIITALESELKREALPSGVEIVYSGVGKINAAITSIKAIHQYSPKRILNFGTVGKIKSELQGLLEIGKVIQRDMDTEPLAPRGSTPFCTRPQEYVSTGQFICGSGDSFVTAYDPWLHSQGVDVVDMELFAIAAIAHDHHIPWQSFKYITDEANENSGDDWQSKVNHGQDLYLAQIKDILRN; the protein is encoded by the coding sequence ATGAAAACAGAACTTCTTATTATTACCGCATTAGAGTCCGAGCTCAAGCGTGAAGCACTACCAAGTGGCGTGGAAATTGTTTATTCAGGGGTTGGCAAAATTAATGCTGCCATAACCAGCATCAAAGCCATTCACCAATACTCACCAAAGAGAATATTGAACTTTGGTACCGTAGGAAAAATCAAATCAGAATTACAGGGCCTGCTAGAAATTGGTAAGGTCATTCAGCGTGATATGGATACCGAGCCATTAGCCCCTCGCGGCAGCACTCCTTTTTGCACAAGACCGCAAGAGTATGTATCTACCGGACAATTTATCTGCGGCTCTGGTGATAGCTTTGTGACTGCTTATGATCCTTGGTTGCATAGTCAAGGTGTGGATGTTGTTGATATGGAGCTATTTGCAATTGCTGCGATTGCACATGATCATCACATACCTTGGCAATCATTTAAATATATCACCGATGAAGCTAATGAGAATTCAGGCGATGATTGGCAGTCTAAAGTCAATCACGGCCAAGACTTATACCTGGCACAAATCAAGGACATATTGCGTAATTAG